The sequence below is a genomic window from Oreochromis niloticus isolate F11D_XX linkage group LG3, O_niloticus_UMD_NMBU, whole genome shotgun sequence.
ACATcgactcatccacagtggatttaagccatacagctgtgacttgtgtggaaagtcttttgcccaggctggacacttaaaaaaacaccaactcatccacagtggagttaaaccttacagctgtgacttgtgtggaaagtcttttaccgagtctgaagttttaaaaaaacaccaactcatccatagtggagttaaaccttacagctgtgacttgtgtggaaagtcttttaccgagtcTGGAGgtttaaaaagacaccaactcatccacagtggagttaaaccttacagctgtgacttgtgtggaaagtcttttaccgagtctggagttttaaaaagacaccaactcatccacagtggagttaaaccttacagctgtgagttgtgtggaaagtcttttaccgagtctggaggtttaaaaaaacaccaactcatccacagtggagttaaaccttacagctgtgagttgtgtggaaagtcttttacccaggctggaggtttaaaaaaacaccaactcatccacagtggagttaaaccttacagctgtgacttgtgtggaaagtcttttaccgagtctggaggtttaaaaaaacaccaactcatccacagtggagttaaaccttacagctgtgagttgtgtggaaagtcttttacccgggctggaagcttaaaaacacaccaactcatccacagtggagttaaaccttacagctgtgacttgtgtggaaagtcttttacccaggctggagacttaaaaaaacaccaactcatccacagtgtaGTTAAAGCACActactgtgacttgtgtggtaAAGCTTTTGCTCAAAGTCGAAACTTAAAGaagcatctagttacccactctggaattaaggcgtacAGCTGCAACTTTTGTGGAAAAAGTTTCAGTGAAAAACACTACCGAAATATTCACCTATGGATTCACACTGGAAATGGTGtttactgctgtgatcagtgtgggaaactgtttacaacagatgcacagttacaacaacacatgtttagccacactcaggagagaccttataaatgtgacctgtgtgagacgacttttaaatctccacatAAGCTTAAcaaacaccaacagatccacacaaGAAAgtaactctacaagtgcagttaatgtgaggtatgtatttatctttttatcctgtATTTTTAACCTGATTGTTTGGAACAAGTCTCGTCATTAAACTTATGGAGTTATATTGAATGAactgtttggaaaaataaaGAGTCGTTTTTGTCCAGTAAGCTCAGtgttataatgtaaacagtaaaatgtaattggatgttggcagagatgctctttgttTCAGGCAACAttcaggataaaaataaaaaaagcagagcaacacagatggatccagttctcaaccctgtcgtcactgtggtggtgggaaagagtttctctgtgacctttgtggaaaaacctCCAATCATCAACGGGACCTAAAAccacatcaacgtagacacactggagacaaaatgaactactgcaaagaatgtgggagaggcttccacacaccaagtacattaaaaatatatgacctcttccacagtggggtaaaaaagcacatctgtgaccagtgtgggtcatccttcaccactgcacGTGAGCTTAAAGAAAAAGCATAAGGGAAACCACACAGGAGAgacaccatacaagtgcagacactgtgacaaaagcttctcacaatcaGGTCATCATAACAAACATGACTgtacacacatggaagtgaacttcagctgtgaccagtgtgacaagagcttcaggaatctcagttcatactccgaacacaaacgatcccacgctgtaaataaactgtttcactgttaccaatgtgcaaaaacattcacttcattatctgctgtgtgcaaacatcagcctgatcatgcaggactgaaatcactggatcacaatgaatctgaagagagagaaagatcctcttctggtttcagggtcagacttaaaaaccttgagatcaggctccacagagttcagatggaatctcctgtaaagagtgtcagctgatgtcacacttggatctgatgaggtagctctgattTCTGATTTACATTTAGGAAGTTGCATGTATAGATATGTAtatcaagtttgttttttttcctttgagggaTTTTAATTCTCTAAAATGTTATCCCTGTTACATTTTAAGCTTTGTTCCCTTAGGACACAGTAGTGTTTAGTAGTTGTACTTGTTACTGTATTATTAAAGTTATAGGgatgtcttttctttctctttgtttaacCAAACTGGTATTCTATCAAAAATCACATATGGATATGTAAATCATTTCTTTTACTTGAACTTTCTTAGCTTTTCCAAAATTaacttattttttatgtattcattgcATGTTTCACCTCAGTTAAATTTCAATTCTTCATTCATATTTAATCTTTTGCTGTGGTAAAATCTTCTCTTGAACCCTTTTCTCCCAAAACTGCAGTTGCTCTTAAAACTTCCAAAATGAACTAAATCTGTCCACCAGCTTTGAAACAACACCTGCTGTGACTTTATGTCCAGAAAAAATAACTCCTTTCACTTTAGTGTATTTAATGTATCCTTTGTTTGTCCacgttgttttttaatgaattcattttgatccacatgttctgcagctgttttcctGTTGATCTGAAGTTTGTATTATGAAATCCTGATAATGTTAAAGCGTTAGTTATATTTGATGAACTctgtgtaaagtttatcttagtaaacagtttggtgtgaaaaataaagaaatggtctCACAACAAGTAGTTTGAGCCATTATTTCCGATTCAaactaatttaaatgtttttagtggtacatgtggaggtttatcagaggaggAGACTTGGCTGTTCTCGGCACGGTTCATGCAGCTCattaaaaaccctgaaatgATCTTAAGAAAAAgatgtttgatttttcttaaaatCAAGATGTGGGCATGAAGTTTTCAGACAGTGTGTTTAAGATGCATTGTGATTAACATCTCACACATTCCAATAAAGCAGATGTTCCTGCATTGCAACAGTAGTTTGCAGATGTGTTCATTCCCCCGACCATCTGCAAGACTCTCATGCAGCACCAATTTGAAACGCAGCCTGGTGTGAAAGTGCGTTCATGGCCCTACAGGTTGCCTGAGCACAAGAGACAAATTGTGCAAAAGGAATTGGCTGAAATGGTGAAAATGCTGTTATCTCAGGAGGAAATGAGGATTTGTTCCTCAGTGTTTGGTCTCCTATGCTTATCTGTTTGCCAtatgatttgtcccagctgttgAGAGGGGCCGGTTGTCTTTAAGGTGCTTCCAGGTAATTAAGGTAATTAAGAAGTGAGCGCAGGGTTTTATACGGTTCTGTGATGATTGTCACAAAGCGAAGGTCTCATGGTTTGATGCTTATCCCATGCCCCGGGTTGACCTGACTGTATAAGCACTGCTTGTTTTTATGATGTTGGATTTAACTAACACCTACTGGCAGATTCCCTTGTCTGCAGAGTCCAAAGACAAAAACGGCCTTCTCTACTCTGTATGGTTTGTACCATTCGTCACACTTCTGTTAGGCTTGTTTGAAGCCCCCGGGCATTTTTCAGAACCTCCTGTAGCGATAGCTGCGTCCTCACACTGCATATGCTGTTTGCTACCTGGATGATGTTGTCGAGtcaaagtcaagtcaagttggctttattgtcacttcaaccatatacagtttgtacacagtgaagcgaaacaacgttcctccagggccaaggtgctacgtgcaacataaatttacaacataaattaacagaaaaacactaaactagctaactagagacaggacagactgacctaacataaattacaacataaattaacaaaaactaactatctaactaaaactaactatctaactaggtaggtagtgcaaaggaaacagtaaacatacttggtatgtaggtagtgcaggaacagtaaacataaaaatattgtgcaaaaagagcatttacaggttgatgtgtaagtccagtctcaatgctttgaggtagttgagttgagctgagtgatagtgtgtgtgtgtgtgtgtgtgtgtgtgtgtgtgtgtttatcagtccagtccctttttgttgatgagacggatggcttgtggaaagaagctgttgcacagtctggatgtgtgtgcccgaatgcttcggtacctttttccagatggcaggagtgtgaagagtgtgtgagaggggtgtgtccaatcagccacaatgctggtggctttgcggatgcagcgtgtggtgtagatgttcttaatagaggggagagagaccccgatgatcttctctgctgttcccactatccactgtagggtcttgcggtccgatatggcacagttcccaaaccaggcagtgatacagccgctcaggatgctctcgatagttcctctatagaaggtggtcaggatcggtggtggaagctgggcctttctcagtcttctcagaAAGAAGAGACGTTGTTGGGCTTTCTTGTGCAGGAAGCTGATGTTGAGGGACCAGCCGAGGTCCTTCTCCAGGTGGACGCCCAGAAATTTGGTGCTGTCGACGATCTCCACAGAGGAGCCGTTGATGCTCAGCGGTGAGTGGTCGCCTCGTGTCCTCCTAAAGTCAACaaccatctcttttgtcttgtcaacattcagagacaggttgttgtcTTTACACCAGATCGTTagcctctgcacttcctctctgtacgctgactcgtcgttcttgctaatgagacccaccacggtcgtgtcatcagcgaacttaatgatgtgatttgaagtgtgtgttgctacacagtcatgagtcagcagtgtgaacagcagaggactgagcacacagccttgtggggccccagtgctcagtgtggtggtgcTGGAGGTGCAGTTCCTGATCCGTACTGACTGAGGCCTTCCGgtcagaaagtccaggatccagttgcagagggaggtgttcagGCCCAACAGGCTCAGCTTTCCGATCAGTTGTTGGGGGATGatcgtgttgaatgctgagctgaaatctATGTACAGCATTCGAACGTGTGTGTCCTTCTTGTCCA
It includes:
- the LOC102079581 gene encoding zinc finger protein 99-like, which translates into the protein MTSTQKDQHGARSQRSQEADKPHRRKGEKTYSCDDCGKYFTRGGDLKRHQLIHSGVKPYSCDLCGKSFTRAESLKTHKLIHSGVKPYSCELCGKSFTQAGDLKAHRLIHSGFKPYSCDLCGKSFAQAGHLKKHQLIHSGVKPYSCDLCGKSFTQAGDLKAHRLIHSGFKPYSCDLCGKSFAQAGHLKKHQLIHSGVKPYSCDLCGKSFTESEVLKKHQLIHSGVKPYSCDLCGKSFTESGGLKRHQLIHSGVKPYSCDLCGKSFTESGVLKRHQLIHSGVKPYSCELCGKSFTESGGLKKHQLIHSGVKPYSCELCGKSFTQAGGLKKHQLIHSGVKPYSCDLCGKSFTESGGLKKHQLIHSGVKPYSCELCGKSFTRAGSLKTHQLIHSGVKPYSCDLCGKSFTQAGDLKKHQLIHSVVKAHYCDLCGKAFAQSRNLKKHLVTHSGIKAYSCNFCGKSFSEKHYRNIHLWIHTGNGVYCCDQCGKLFTTDAQLQQHMFSHTQERPYKCSNTDGSSSQPCRHCGGGKEFLCDLCGKTSNHQRDLKPHQRRHTGDKMNYCKECGRGFHTPSTLKIYDLFHSGVKKHICDQCGSSFTTARELKEKA